Proteins from a single region of Theobroma cacao cultivar B97-61/B2 chromosome 10, Criollo_cocoa_genome_V2, whole genome shotgun sequence:
- the LOC18586920 gene encoding disease resistance protein At4g27190 isoform X2 gives MYEFGHEVGGSGLSKPPKEEELVGKEIDLMDNKVSELPESPNCPSLIVLRLQRNYDLGALPPLFFQRMPLLQLLDLSNTSIKSLPKSLPKLVALKKLFLRGCKLFMKLSPQVGKLDNLEELDLDETQIINLPVDIGRLVKLRLLKVSFYGHTNFSKRKLQSNLVLHPETISNLSQLTELSIDVDPSDKRWDDSVEAVVKGVCNSKGLRSLSLYLPKVQLLDFISLIYPSLTRFRFILGYDKRRIISRVPHEAEAEFRKWDRCLKFVNGENIPIQIRQVLKISTSFFLDRHANAMNLSEFGNENLKMLKCCLLAECNEMETIIDGSELDPGSAENVLESLQYLSLYYMKNLRSIWKGPLRYGCMSKLKFLALHTCPKLRNIFSHTLLQSFVSLEEFILEDCPKVASLVSHESVKPISDTCLPTLKRLFLLYLPELVSIFNGLFIAPKLERIGFYNCPKLKCLSKRELSSKQLKMIKGESHWWEDIEWNETEWGTRPDYLMHIFSPVNNEEDVMTELAQDKDLSEATIKNEGQKYTDDGKLLDVVRQHKGPWPDNVTKPISSPSRRMPPSMSPPYFIPPQFNRQQALSFQDSAQNDFSSEKNLSNCSNTIVTAATDKNIISTTTPASSTSTPPPSLIPSRYESQKRRDWNTFGQYLKNHRPPLSLSQCSAAHVLEFLRYLDQFGKTKVHIQTCPFFGNPQPPAPCTCPLRQAWGFLDAIIGRLSNAYEEHGGKPEGNPFRARDVRIYLREVRDLQARARGLNYKKRKLPKLKVAPTTFADATTTNQESSSQGKTQQYNKKKPEGKKKKTNQSKQDNEGRKLKHKQSISWYVRSK, from the exons GGTCATGAAGTTGGTGGATCAGGATTAAGTAAGCCACCAAAGGAAGAAGAATTGGTGGGCAAAGAGATTGATTTGATGGATAATAAGGTGTCTGAGCTGCCAGAGTCTCCAAATTGCCCTTCGTTGATTGTCTTGCGTTTGCAAAGGAACTATGATTTGGGAGCTCTTCCCCCCTTATTCTTCCAACGCATGCCCCTCCTCCAACTGCTGGATTTGTCCAATACTAGCATCAAATCTTTGCCAAAATCTCTTCCCAAATTGGTTGCACTGAAAAAGCTCTTCTTAAGAGGATGTAAACTCTTCATGAAACTATCACCTCAGGTTGGGAAACTCGACAATCTTGAGGAGCTTGATCTTGATGAAACTCAGATCATCAATCTGCCTGTTGACATTGGAAGACTAGTCAAGCTAAGACTCTTGAAGGTATCTTTTTATGGACATACAAACTTTAGCAAAAGGAAATTGCAATCAAACTTAGTACTTCACCCTGAGACAATTTCAAATCTCTCCCAATTGACTGAATTAAGCATCGATGTCGATCCATCAGACAAGCGCTGGGATGATTCTGTGGAAGCTGTTGTAAAGGGAGTATGCAACTCAAAAGGGTTGAGGAGTCTTAGCTTGTACCTGCCAAAAGTTCAacttttagattttatttcaCTGATATATCCTTCGTTAACACGCTTTAGATTTATTCTTGGCTATGATAAAAGGAGAATCATCTCTCGCGTACCTCATGAAGCTGAAGCAGAATTCAGAAAATGGGACAGATGCTTGAAGTTTGTGAATGGTGAAAACATCCCAATTCAAATAAGACAAGTACTCAAGATTTctacttcttttttcttggacCGGCATGCAAATGCAATGAATCTGTCTGAATTCGGGAATGAGAATTTGAAGATGCTAAAGTGTTGCTTGTTGGCAGAGTGTAATGAGATGGAAACCATTATTGATGGATCCGAACTTGACCCTGGTTCGGCAGAAAACGTGCTTGAATCACTGCAGTATTTGAGCCTTTATTACATGAAGAATTTACGGAGTATTTGGAAAGGACCTCTGCGTTATGGTTGTATGTCTAAGTTAAAGTTCCTAGCATTGCATACATGCCCCAAGCTGAGAAATATTTTCTCACATACTTTGCTTCAAAGTTTTGTCAGCTTGGAGGAGTTTATTCTCGAGGACTGTCCTAAGGTCGCCAGCCTAGTAAGCCATGAATCTGTCAAGCCGATTTCTGATACTTGTCTCCCAACTTTGAAAAGATTGTTTCTTCTTTACCTCCCTGAACTGGTCAGCATTTTTAATGGTCTATTCATCGCACCAAAATTGGAGAGAATAGGCTTTTATAATTGCCCAAAGCTTAAATGCCTATCGAAAAGAGAATTGTCAagcaaacaactaaaaatgaTCAAAGGAGAAAGTCATTGGTGGGAAGATATAGAGTGGAATGAAACAGAGTGGGGAACTCGGCCAGATTATCTAATGCATATTTTTTCTCCTGTCAATAATGAGGAAGATGTGATGACAGAATTGGCACAAGACAAAGATCTTTCTGAAGCCACGATTAAAAATGAAGGCCAAAAGTACACAG ATGATGGAAAATTGCTTGACGTAGTAAGACAACATAAAGGCCCTTGGCCAG ATAATGTGACAAAGCCAATTTCATCACCGTCACGGCGTATGCCCCCATCCATGTCTCCTCCTTACTTCATCCCTCCACAGTTCAAT CGACAACAAGCACTGAGTTTTCAAGATTCCGCGCAAAATGATTTTTCATCAGAAAAGAACCTCAGTAACTGTTCAAACACCATAGTCACTGCAGCAACCGATAAAAACATAATCAGCACTACAACGCCCGCCTCGAGCACTAGTACTCCACCTCCATCTCTCATTCCATCCCGCTATGAGAGCCAAAAGCGTAGAGATTGGAACACCTTTGGCCAATACCTAAAAAACCATAGGCCCCCACTCTCTCTTTCGCAGTGCAGCGCTGCCCATGTCCTTGAGTTTCTTCGGTACCTTGATCAATTTGGCAAAACCAAAGTCCACATCCAGACTTGCCCTTTCTTTGGCAACCCCCAGCCACCTGCTCCTTGCACGTGTCCTCTCCGACAAGCCTGGGGCTTCCTTGATGCAATCATTGGCCGGCTTTCCAACGCTTATGAGGAGCACGGAGGGAAGCCAGAAGGGAACCCTTTTAGAGCTAGAGATGTGAGGATTTACTTGAGGGAGGTCAGAGATTTACAGGCCAGAGCTAGAGGGCTTAACTATAAGAAGAGAAAGCTGCCTAAGCTGAAGGTAGCACCAACAACATTTGCTGATGCCACTACGA CAAATCAAGAAAGTTCATCACAAGGAAAAACACAGCAATACAATAAAAAGAAGcctgaaggaaaaaaaaaaaaaaccaaccaaTCTAAGCAAGATAACGAAGGCAGAAAACTGAAGCATAAGCAGTCCATATCATGGTATGTACGCAGCAAGTAA
- the LOC18586920 gene encoding disease resistance protein At4g27190 isoform X1 has translation MYEFGHEVGGSGLSKPPKEEELVGKEIDLMDNKVSELPESPNCPSLIVLRLQRNYDLGALPPLFFQRMPLLQLLDLSNTSIKSLPKSLPKLVALKKLFLRGCKLFMKLSPQVGKLDNLEELDLDETQIINLPVDIGRLVKLRLLKVSFYGHTNFSKRKLQSNLVLHPETISNLSQLTELSIDVDPSDKRWDDSVEAVVKGVCNSKGLRSLSLYLPKVQLLDFISLIYPSLTRFRFILGYDKRRIISRVPHEAEAEFRKWDRCLKFVNGENIPIQIRQVLKISTSFFLDRHANAMNLSEFGNENLKMLKCCLLAECNEMETIIDGSELDPGSAENVLESLQYLSLYYMKNLRSIWKGPLRYGCMSKLKFLALHTCPKLRNIFSHTLLQSFVSLEEFILEDCPKVASLVSHESVKPISDTCLPTLKRLFLLYLPELVSIFNGLFIAPKLERIGFYNCPKLKCLSKRELSSKQLKMIKGESHWWEDIEWNETEWGTRPDYLMHIFSPVNNEEDVMTELAQDKDLSEATIKNEGQKYTDDGKLLDVVRQHKGPWPDCVMEKTMTDNVTKPISSPSRRMPPSMSPPYFIPPQFNRQQALSFQDSAQNDFSSEKNLSNCSNTIVTAATDKNIISTTTPASSTSTPPPSLIPSRYESQKRRDWNTFGQYLKNHRPPLSLSQCSAAHVLEFLRYLDQFGKTKVHIQTCPFFGNPQPPAPCTCPLRQAWGFLDAIIGRLSNAYEEHGGKPEGNPFRARDVRIYLREVRDLQARARGLNYKKRKLPKLKVAPTTFADATTTNQESSSQGKTQQYNKKKPEGKKKKTNQSKQDNEGRKLKHKQSISWYVRSK, from the exons GGTCATGAAGTTGGTGGATCAGGATTAAGTAAGCCACCAAAGGAAGAAGAATTGGTGGGCAAAGAGATTGATTTGATGGATAATAAGGTGTCTGAGCTGCCAGAGTCTCCAAATTGCCCTTCGTTGATTGTCTTGCGTTTGCAAAGGAACTATGATTTGGGAGCTCTTCCCCCCTTATTCTTCCAACGCATGCCCCTCCTCCAACTGCTGGATTTGTCCAATACTAGCATCAAATCTTTGCCAAAATCTCTTCCCAAATTGGTTGCACTGAAAAAGCTCTTCTTAAGAGGATGTAAACTCTTCATGAAACTATCACCTCAGGTTGGGAAACTCGACAATCTTGAGGAGCTTGATCTTGATGAAACTCAGATCATCAATCTGCCTGTTGACATTGGAAGACTAGTCAAGCTAAGACTCTTGAAGGTATCTTTTTATGGACATACAAACTTTAGCAAAAGGAAATTGCAATCAAACTTAGTACTTCACCCTGAGACAATTTCAAATCTCTCCCAATTGACTGAATTAAGCATCGATGTCGATCCATCAGACAAGCGCTGGGATGATTCTGTGGAAGCTGTTGTAAAGGGAGTATGCAACTCAAAAGGGTTGAGGAGTCTTAGCTTGTACCTGCCAAAAGTTCAacttttagattttatttcaCTGATATATCCTTCGTTAACACGCTTTAGATTTATTCTTGGCTATGATAAAAGGAGAATCATCTCTCGCGTACCTCATGAAGCTGAAGCAGAATTCAGAAAATGGGACAGATGCTTGAAGTTTGTGAATGGTGAAAACATCCCAATTCAAATAAGACAAGTACTCAAGATTTctacttcttttttcttggacCGGCATGCAAATGCAATGAATCTGTCTGAATTCGGGAATGAGAATTTGAAGATGCTAAAGTGTTGCTTGTTGGCAGAGTGTAATGAGATGGAAACCATTATTGATGGATCCGAACTTGACCCTGGTTCGGCAGAAAACGTGCTTGAATCACTGCAGTATTTGAGCCTTTATTACATGAAGAATTTACGGAGTATTTGGAAAGGACCTCTGCGTTATGGTTGTATGTCTAAGTTAAAGTTCCTAGCATTGCATACATGCCCCAAGCTGAGAAATATTTTCTCACATACTTTGCTTCAAAGTTTTGTCAGCTTGGAGGAGTTTATTCTCGAGGACTGTCCTAAGGTCGCCAGCCTAGTAAGCCATGAATCTGTCAAGCCGATTTCTGATACTTGTCTCCCAACTTTGAAAAGATTGTTTCTTCTTTACCTCCCTGAACTGGTCAGCATTTTTAATGGTCTATTCATCGCACCAAAATTGGAGAGAATAGGCTTTTATAATTGCCCAAAGCTTAAATGCCTATCGAAAAGAGAATTGTCAagcaaacaactaaaaatgaTCAAAGGAGAAAGTCATTGGTGGGAAGATATAGAGTGGAATGAAACAGAGTGGGGAACTCGGCCAGATTATCTAATGCATATTTTTTCTCCTGTCAATAATGAGGAAGATGTGATGACAGAATTGGCACAAGACAAAGATCTTTCTGAAGCCACGATTAAAAATGAAGGCCAAAAGTACACAG ATGATGGAAAATTGCTTGACGTAGTAAGACAACATAAAGGCCCTTGGCCAG ATTGTGTGATGGAGAAAACGATGACAGATAATGTGACAAAGCCAATTTCATCACCGTCACGGCGTATGCCCCCATCCATGTCTCCTCCTTACTTCATCCCTCCACAGTTCAAT CGACAACAAGCACTGAGTTTTCAAGATTCCGCGCAAAATGATTTTTCATCAGAAAAGAACCTCAGTAACTGTTCAAACACCATAGTCACTGCAGCAACCGATAAAAACATAATCAGCACTACAACGCCCGCCTCGAGCACTAGTACTCCACCTCCATCTCTCATTCCATCCCGCTATGAGAGCCAAAAGCGTAGAGATTGGAACACCTTTGGCCAATACCTAAAAAACCATAGGCCCCCACTCTCTCTTTCGCAGTGCAGCGCTGCCCATGTCCTTGAGTTTCTTCGGTACCTTGATCAATTTGGCAAAACCAAAGTCCACATCCAGACTTGCCCTTTCTTTGGCAACCCCCAGCCACCTGCTCCTTGCACGTGTCCTCTCCGACAAGCCTGGGGCTTCCTTGATGCAATCATTGGCCGGCTTTCCAACGCTTATGAGGAGCACGGAGGGAAGCCAGAAGGGAACCCTTTTAGAGCTAGAGATGTGAGGATTTACTTGAGGGAGGTCAGAGATTTACAGGCCAGAGCTAGAGGGCTTAACTATAAGAAGAGAAAGCTGCCTAAGCTGAAGGTAGCACCAACAACATTTGCTGATGCCACTACGA CAAATCAAGAAAGTTCATCACAAGGAAAAACACAGCAATACAATAAAAAGAAGcctgaaggaaaaaaaaaaaaaaccaaccaaTCTAAGCAAGATAACGAAGGCAGAAAACTGAAGCATAAGCAGTCCATATCATGGTATGTACGCAGCAAGTAA